In the genome of Triticum urartu cultivar G1812 chromosome 5, Tu2.1, whole genome shotgun sequence, one region contains:
- the LOC125508312 gene encoding uncharacterized protein LOC125508312 — translation MPSAALAATPDSPSPSPHHYRGRLRSPLANGGTKGNFELRHWRTPLKRAPSCPPPGIEIPSNDDDGSGNGYTSLRDILASPRYTGAGSSPAACVIGGAGSCGDIHMIRHPLVKHAAYAYLQMTPSAREDPTRRNRRWRGPLCRLLFGCLSFIGALFRP, via the coding sequence ATGCCATCGGCAGCGCTGGCTGCCACGCCGGACTCTCCGTCGCCGTCGCCGCACCACTACCGCGGCCGGTTACGCTCGCCGCTGGCAAACGGCGGCACCAAGGGGAACTTCGAGCTCCGGCACTGgcgcacgccgctcaagcgggctCCGTCGTGCCCCCCGCCGGGGATCGAGATACCCAGCAACGACGACGATGGCAGCGGGAACGGGTACACCAGCCTCCGGGACATCCTAGCGTCGCCGCGGTACACGGGGGCAGGGAGCTCACCGGCGGCCTGCGTCATCGGTGGCGCCGGCAGCTGTGGGGACATACACATGATACGCCACCCGCTGGTAAAACACGCGGCGTACGCGTACCTGCAGATGAcgccgtcggcgagggaggaCCCAACCCGCCGGAACCGGCGCTGGCGCGGCCCGCTCTGCCGCCTCCTGTTCGGCTGCCTCAGCTTCATCGGAGCACTCTTCCGGCCGTGA